A single region of the Bdellovibrio sp. GT3 genome encodes:
- the mnmA gene encoding tRNA 2-thiouridine(34) synthase MnmA has product MSKGRVLVAMSGGVDSSAAAALLVEQGYEVIGATMQVWDYSTCDIEEGNGTCCSSIDVDDARSVADRLGIPFYVLNCEAKFRAAVIDPFLKAYLEGQTPLPCVNCNTYLKFDHLVKKMKELECDYLATGHYAKIVTDENGKSAIHTSTDDWKDQTYFLFTIDPELVPKLLFPIGDMKKPQVREYSEKMGLVTAKKKDSQGICFVGGIGYQNFIKGQVPKAVLDSKKGLLKRYPDGTVMAKHEGIHNYTYGQSKGLGMDHHEKLFVIKIDSSDNTVWVGDEKYLFAHEVDVVDPHMLGDLQDGELMNVKIRYQHKGSPALVYKTDKGFKLKFQEPQRAVTPGQAAVFYRERELVGGGWITL; this is encoded by the coding sequence ATGTCTAAGGGAAGAGTTCTTGTTGCTATGAGCGGAGGCGTGGACAGTTCAGCCGCGGCTGCGCTGTTAGTGGAACAGGGCTATGAAGTTATTGGGGCAACGATGCAAGTCTGGGACTACTCGACTTGCGATATCGAAGAGGGCAACGGCACTTGCTGTTCCTCCATCGACGTTGATGATGCCCGTTCTGTGGCGGACCGTCTGGGGATTCCGTTTTACGTTTTGAACTGCGAGGCGAAGTTCCGCGCAGCGGTTATTGATCCTTTCTTGAAAGCATACTTGGAAGGCCAGACGCCACTTCCATGTGTGAACTGCAATACCTATTTGAAATTTGATCATCTGGTTAAAAAGATGAAAGAGCTTGAGTGTGATTACCTGGCAACAGGTCATTACGCAAAAATCGTAACCGATGAAAACGGCAAGTCCGCGATTCATACTTCGACGGATGATTGGAAAGACCAAACGTACTTCCTGTTCACGATTGATCCGGAACTGGTTCCAAAACTTTTGTTCCCGATTGGTGACATGAAGAAACCTCAAGTGCGTGAGTACTCTGAGAAAATGGGATTGGTCACAGCTAAGAAAAAAGACTCGCAAGGTATTTGTTTTGTGGGTGGCATTGGTTATCAAAACTTTATCAAAGGCCAAGTTCCAAAAGCAGTTTTGGATTCTAAAAAAGGTCTGTTGAAACGTTATCCAGATGGCACGGTGATGGCTAAGCATGAAGGTATTCATAACTACACTTACGGTCAAAGTAAGGGTCTGGGTATGGATCATCATGAAAAGCTGTTCGTGATCAAAATCGATTCATCTGACAACACGGTATGGGTGGGTGACGAGAAGTACTTGTTTGCTCATGAAGTGGATGTCGTGGATCCTCACATGCTGGGTGATCTGCAAGACGGTGAGCTGATGAATGTGAAAATCCGTTATCAGCACAAGGGCTCTCCGGCCTTGGTTTATAAAACCGACAAAGGATTCAAGCTTAAATTCCAGGAACCGCAGCGTGCAGTGACTCCGGGTCAGGCAGCGGTGTTTTATCGCGAGCGCGAACTTGTAGGGGGCGGATGGATCACTCTCTAA
- the mtaB gene encoding tRNA (N(6)-L-threonylcarbamoyladenosine(37)-C(2))-methylthiotransferase MtaB — MDHSLKYQVHTFGCKVNTYDAGLIQKNLNSNGFAPVIRGEKDARIHVLNTCAVTAEATKEAVRYIRRLKVKDPFCTIVVTGCAAQVDTGSFSNLPGADLVVANSHKGNLPELLNKHFKGELTEKVFKSNIFKKEDLEMGGGIEKHHTRTFLKIQDGCNSFCTYCIIPYARGKSRSISIANLVQRINDLYAEGSREVVLTGVHIGDYEDEINGKTMVMEDLIENLLVRTKMPRFRLSSLEPVEVSERLLDLYSDSRLCPHFHMSIQSANTDVLHHMKRKYTQDDVRKSLLAIEKRVPNSFVGMDVITGFPTETKEQFEDTAKCLSELPWTKLHVFPYSERQGTRAAAMDVSVYPHVRAERAAVLRELSIARYTEQANRQIGTTKRVLVLKNAAKGGQGLSHDYWPVDIAGAESFLAHWAGQEVEVKITGYDHSNKSHMEGHLIGEVLS; from the coding sequence ATGGATCACTCTCTAAAGTATCAGGTTCATACGTTTGGTTGTAAGGTGAACACTTACGACGCGGGTTTGATTCAAAAGAATCTGAACTCCAATGGTTTTGCGCCGGTGATTCGCGGTGAAAAAGACGCGCGCATTCACGTGCTGAATACGTGCGCGGTGACTGCAGAGGCGACGAAAGAAGCTGTTCGCTACATTCGTCGTTTGAAGGTTAAAGATCCATTTTGCACGATCGTGGTGACGGGTTGTGCGGCTCAGGTGGATACGGGTTCGTTCTCGAATCTTCCGGGTGCTGATTTGGTTGTGGCAAACTCCCATAAAGGTAATTTGCCAGAGCTTTTAAATAAGCACTTCAAAGGCGAGCTGACCGAGAAGGTCTTCAAGTCCAATATCTTCAAAAAAGAAGACCTGGAAATGGGTGGTGGAATTGAAAAACACCACACGCGCACGTTCCTGAAAATTCAGGATGGCTGTAACAGCTTCTGCACTTACTGCATTATTCCTTATGCTCGCGGTAAATCGCGTTCAATTTCGATTGCGAATCTGGTTCAGCGTATCAATGATCTTTACGCGGAAGGTTCCCGCGAAGTCGTGCTGACCGGTGTGCATATCGGCGACTACGAAGACGAGATCAATGGCAAGACCATGGTGATGGAAGACCTGATCGAAAATCTTTTGGTCAGAACTAAAATGCCGCGTTTCCGTTTGTCCTCTTTGGAGCCGGTGGAAGTGTCAGAGCGCTTGTTGGATCTTTATTCTGATTCACGCCTTTGCCCGCATTTCCATATGAGCATTCAAAGTGCGAACACCGACGTGCTTCATCACATGAAGCGCAAATACACTCAGGACGATGTTCGTAAATCTTTGCTTGCGATTGAAAAACGCGTTCCAAACTCCTTTGTGGGGATGGACGTGATCACGGGTTTCCCAACAGAAACCAAAGAGCAGTTTGAAGACACAGCCAAGTGCTTGTCTGAGCTTCCTTGGACGAAGTTGCACGTTTTCCCATACAGTGAGCGCCAGGGCACCAGAGCTGCGGCTATGGACGTTTCCGTTTACCCGCACGTACGTGCGGAGCGTGCAGCGGTTTTACGTGAACTTAGCATTGCCCGTTACACGGAGCAGGCGAATCGCCAGATTGGAACCACAAAAAGGGTTCTGGTTTTGAAAAATGCCGCAAAAGGTGGTCAGGGTCTAAGTCATGACTACTGGCCAGTGGATATCGCAGGGGCGGAAAGCTTCCTTGCTCACTGGGCGGGTCAGGAAGTCGAAGTTAAAATCACAGGCTATGATCATTCCAATAAATCTCACATGGAAGGTCATTTGATCGGTGAGGTGTTGTCATGA
- the rnc gene encoding ribonuclease III: protein MNSLEQRLGYKFKNMSLLARALTHKSYANELKNHTEHNEKLEFLGDAVLDLVVGEFLYEKYPQDNEGGLSKKRASIVNEEVLFELARDMELNKILQLGKGEAQTGGALKPRLLASSLEAVVGAIYLDGGFAAAQTFIRKEFLPLCDKTCANEDFERDYKTRLQELVQKAMKETPKYEVLSEEGPPHDRQFVVCVKVKEEIWSKGRGRSKKNAEQDAAKSALDAKFKETN, encoded by the coding sequence ATGAATTCACTAGAACAACGCCTGGGGTATAAGTTTAAGAATATGTCCTTGCTGGCCCGTGCACTGACGCACAAAAGCTATGCAAATGAATTAAAGAATCACACCGAGCACAACGAGAAATTGGAATTTCTGGGGGATGCTGTTCTGGATTTGGTCGTCGGGGAGTTTTTGTACGAAAAATACCCGCAGGACAATGAAGGAGGCCTTTCCAAGAAACGTGCTTCCATTGTGAACGAAGAGGTTTTGTTTGAACTCGCTCGCGATATGGAGCTGAACAAAATTCTTCAACTGGGTAAAGGGGAGGCGCAAACCGGTGGCGCATTAAAACCCCGCTTGCTGGCCTCTTCGTTGGAAGCGGTGGTCGGGGCGATTTACCTGGATGGCGGCTTCGCCGCGGCTCAAACATTCATCCGCAAGGAGTTCTTGCCACTTTGTGACAAGACCTGCGCGAATGAGGATTTTGAGCGGGATTATAAAACCCGTCTGCAGGAGCTGGTGCAAAAGGCGATGAAAGAAACGCCCAAGTACGAAGTGCTCTCTGAAGAAGGTCCACCCCATGATCGACAGTTCGTGGTGTGCGTGAAAGTTAAAGAAGAAATCTGGTCCAAGGGGCGCGGACGCAGTAAAAAAAATGCCGAGCAAGATGCGGCGAAAAGCGCTTTAGATGCAAAGTTTAAGGAGACGAATTAG
- the era gene encoding GTPase Era yields the protein MSYKAGFLGLIGQPNAGKSTLMNFLVDEKVSIVSAKPQTTRRRILGMWTSEAGQVVFVDAPGLIKAEKGLNAFLAKEAEEVIRNSDALLAVVSVDEAKADDAEKIINLVAAAKKPWIGVVTKTDIEDKAHRVLILKKMIEEKGGKAISVSAKTYKGDLEEREAILIECLDILPASPAPLYDSEIFTNENVRDMACEIIRERCFENLHQEVPYQIAVRIIKFDETGTLPKIYAEILVGRESQKAIVIGKGATVIKQIGMEARKEIEKLMDQKVFLDLKVQAKPEWFDNKRIMKELGYVNESED from the coding sequence ATGAGTTATAAAGCAGGGTTCTTGGGATTAATCGGGCAGCCAAATGCCGGGAAGAGCACATTGATGAACTTCCTTGTCGATGAAAAGGTGTCGATCGTATCTGCCAAGCCGCAGACCACTCGTCGTCGTATTTTGGGTATGTGGACCAGCGAAGCTGGTCAGGTCGTGTTTGTTGATGCTCCGGGTTTGATTAAAGCCGAAAAAGGTTTGAATGCATTCCTGGCAAAAGAAGCGGAAGAGGTTATCAGAAATTCGGATGCTCTTCTTGCGGTGGTCAGTGTTGATGAAGCAAAAGCGGATGATGCTGAAAAGATCATCAATCTTGTTGCTGCAGCTAAAAAGCCTTGGATTGGTGTGGTTACCAAAACTGACATCGAAGACAAAGCACATCGTGTTTTAATTCTAAAAAAGATGATCGAGGAAAAAGGTGGCAAAGCCATTTCTGTTTCCGCAAAAACTTACAAAGGCGATCTTGAAGAGCGCGAAGCGATTCTGATTGAGTGTCTGGATATTTTGCCAGCATCTCCGGCACCTTTGTATGATTCCGAGATTTTCACCAACGAAAACGTTCGTGATATGGCTTGTGAAATCATTCGTGAAAGATGTTTCGAAAACCTTCATCAGGAAGTTCCGTACCAAATCGCGGTGCGTATCATAAAATTTGATGAGACTGGAACTTTGCCAAAAATCTACGCTGAGATCCTGGTCGGACGCGAAAGCCAAAAAGCGATCGTTATCGGCAAGGGCGCTACCGTTATCAAACAAATCGGTATGGAAGCTCGCAAAGAAATTGAAAAATTGATGGACCAAAAAGTTTTCCTGGATTTGAAAGTTCAGGCGAAACCAGAGTGGTTTGATAACAAGCGCATCATGAAGGAGTTGGGTTATGTCAATGAATCAGAAGACTGA
- the der gene encoding ribosome biogenesis GTPase Der produces the protein MSMNQKTEFAPKVAIIGRPNVGKSTLFNIITESRKAVVKNQAGVTRDIMIEPVDIWGKQFDLIDTGGITEAGDLFSKLIKEQVSEFLHSVDYIIAVMDGRAGLIPEDRDIIRVAKQTGKPFLLVINKVDSAQDEEMAKTDFYEFGVDIVSAAFEQRRGIGQILEWVVDQIPEQEFTYDKGMKIAIVGKPNVGKSSICNRILGVNRMLVSDVAGTTIDAVDSPFVYNDKNYTLVDTAGLRKSRRREEDLEIISAFKSQESIRRADLILLMVDGTQGPTDQDARIMQSILEDHKGVIVVANKSDIGGAEIPEYRKTFREQCERVFHFFTDVNIVFTSAKSGQGIDDLFEMIEKVSEQINFRIPTREMNDFFFETIRKTPAPVWGTTNVKFYYVTQTYQRPPAFIAFANHPDGVTNSYRRFLIKHIKEKWDLHGLPIRIFCMKSRRGANIEE, from the coding sequence ATGTCAATGAATCAGAAGACTGAGTTTGCCCCGAAGGTGGCGATTATCGGTCGTCCCAACGTCGGTAAATCCACTTTATTTAATATTATTACTGAATCACGTAAGGCTGTGGTTAAAAACCAGGCCGGCGTTACTCGCGATATCATGATTGAACCCGTGGATATCTGGGGTAAGCAATTCGATTTGATCGACACTGGCGGTATTACTGAAGCCGGTGACTTGTTTTCCAAATTGATCAAAGAGCAGGTTTCTGAATTCCTGCACTCTGTGGATTACATCATTGCGGTGATGGATGGTCGTGCTGGTTTGATTCCAGAGGATCGCGACATCATCCGCGTGGCCAAGCAAACAGGGAAACCATTCTTGTTGGTTATCAACAAGGTGGACAGTGCTCAAGATGAAGAAATGGCGAAAACGGATTTCTATGAATTCGGTGTCGACATCGTTTCTGCTGCTTTTGAGCAGCGTCGTGGTATCGGTCAGATCCTTGAGTGGGTTGTTGATCAAATTCCGGAACAGGAATTTACTTACGACAAGGGCATGAAGATCGCGATCGTTGGTAAACCGAACGTTGGCAAGAGCTCCATCTGTAATCGTATCCTGGGTGTGAACCGCATGTTGGTTTCTGACGTTGCGGGCACGACTATCGATGCGGTAGATTCACCATTCGTTTATAACGATAAGAACTACACTTTGGTGGACACAGCGGGTTTGCGTAAATCCCGTCGTCGTGAAGAGGATCTTGAGATCATCTCTGCGTTTAAATCCCAAGAGTCTATCCGTCGTGCTGATTTGATTTTGTTGATGGTTGACGGGACGCAAGGTCCCACAGATCAGGACGCGCGTATTATGCAATCCATTCTGGAAGACCATAAGGGCGTGATCGTCGTTGCCAATAAATCAGATATCGGTGGTGCTGAAATCCCTGAATACCGCAAAACATTCCGTGAGCAATGTGAACGCGTATTCCATTTCTTCACTGACGTGAATATTGTATTTACCAGTGCGAAATCAGGTCAGGGTATCGATGACTTGTTTGAGATGATCGAGAAGGTCTCCGAACAAATTAACTTCCGTATCCCAACTCGCGAGATGAATGATTTCTTCTTCGAGACGATCCGTAAGACTCCGGCTCCGGTTTGGGGAACGACGAACGTGAAGTTCTATTACGTCACTCAAACTTACCAAAGACCTCCGGCATTTATCGCATTTGCGAATCATCCGGATGGCGTGACAAATTCATATCGCCGCTTCTTGATTAAACATATCAAAGAGAAATGGGATCTTCACGGATTGCCAATTCGTATCTTCTGTATGAAATCCCGCCGTGGTGCGAACATCGAGGAATAA
- a CDS encoding sodium-dependent transporter, which yields MLKRGSWRTRFGFYLLAVGSACGLGNLWRFPYVVGENGGGAFILLYVFLSLAVGAPMLIAELMLGKNTRRSVLVATDMMGQKTNRIFRWVGRMAVIVSVIVFSYYAVISGWVLHFITQFFVSLFLDTEGATNKTNLAALMSNGWLQVMLASAHILITVVVVLKGVQEGLEKWISYMMPLFAVLVAVLLFKSFSLPSTPEVMRFLFYPDFSKLTLSSLGHAMGHVFFTLSVGFGTMVTFGSYLREEDHVPTAGFRVALVDTVISLLAVVMIFPVAFQASNVPLTDPALMFEVLPRYLLGIPGGTLFGLVFFVCLYLAALNASIGLLEVVVSNVVDRYKKIERTKATWFSGAAALTLAILPALSSSVLNTVRISGHSLIESLDSLLINWLLPLVALGILIVFYRGTSAKEKEISFIDRDKFVSYSMYSHWIMILKWVAPAVIVIGYTLQVIAWFQEL from the coding sequence ATGCTTAAGCGCGGCTCGTGGAGAACACGTTTTGGATTTTACCTTTTGGCTGTGGGCTCTGCCTGCGGCCTGGGTAATCTGTGGCGTTTTCCCTACGTGGTTGGCGAAAATGGAGGCGGTGCCTTCATTTTGCTTTATGTGTTTTTGTCCCTGGCGGTCGGAGCACCCATGTTGATTGCGGAATTGATGCTGGGTAAAAACACCCGCCGTTCCGTACTTGTGGCAACTGATATGATGGGGCAAAAGACCAATCGGATCTTCCGCTGGGTCGGGCGCATGGCCGTGATCGTCAGTGTTATTGTGTTCTCCTATTATGCGGTGATCAGTGGCTGGGTTTTGCATTTCATAACTCAGTTTTTCGTATCCTTGTTTCTGGATACGGAAGGCGCCACCAATAAAACCAATCTGGCAGCGTTGATGTCCAATGGCTGGTTGCAGGTGATGTTGGCTAGCGCCCATATTTTGATCACGGTTGTCGTGGTTTTAAAGGGCGTGCAAGAGGGACTGGAAAAGTGGATCAGCTATATGATGCCACTGTTTGCAGTTCTGGTTGCGGTGTTGCTGTTCAAATCATTCTCTTTGCCATCAACACCTGAAGTGATGCGCTTCCTGTTTTATCCGGACTTTTCAAAGCTTACTTTGTCTTCTTTGGGACATGCCATGGGGCACGTGTTTTTCACATTGTCCGTGGGTTTTGGAACGATGGTGACGTTTGGTTCATATCTTCGTGAGGAAGACCATGTACCAACGGCAGGCTTTCGTGTTGCCCTGGTGGACACAGTGATTTCATTGTTGGCCGTGGTGATGATCTTCCCAGTGGCGTTTCAGGCCTCCAATGTCCCTTTGACAGATCCTGCATTGATGTTTGAAGTACTGCCCAGATACCTTTTGGGTATTCCAGGCGGGACGCTGTTTGGATTGGTATTCTTTGTTTGTCTTTATCTGGCGGCCCTGAATGCCAGTATTGGTTTGTTGGAAGTTGTGGTTTCCAACGTGGTCGATCGTTATAAAAAAATCGAACGTACCAAAGCGACTTGGTTTTCCGGGGCGGCAGCCTTGACCTTGGCGATCTTGCCGGCACTGTCCAGTTCAGTCTTAAATACAGTTCGTATTTCCGGGCACTCGTTGATTGAGTCGTTGGATTCCCTGTTGATCAATTGGCTATTGCCATTGGTGGCGCTGGGTATCCTGATCGTGTTTTATCGGGGCACGTCCGCGAAAGAAAAAGAAATCAGTTTTATCGACCGCGATAAATTCGTCAGTTATTCGATGTATTCACATTGGATTATGATTTTGAAGTGGGTGGCACCCGCAGTGATAGTAATTGGTTATACACTGCAGGTCATTGCCTGGTTCCAGGAACTCTAA
- a CDS encoding outer membrane beta-barrel protein: protein MKTTGNILHSGLLALLLVAGLSLTSNAQAQSSDQKHLLIAQSDPDEAFDPFSDYSEFDEDSDEEADVNFFRNGRFLTVGLAGGYRGFTGNFADQYSAAPSFGLYLSYFFDLSLAMTLGFQTGDHAVKFGTLDGGGNPGPTYTGNVSITSINFDLKYYMNTQNVTRGLADLNPYLLGGFGQFYRTYTISGIDSYSRDSTMGFDIGAGVEIPLMRKKAYLGLQAAYHYVNFSDESKTIVDSSYKLEKNLSGDFYDFLFILGMNF from the coding sequence GTGAAAACCACCGGAAATATTCTACATTCTGGCCTTCTGGCATTATTGCTTGTGGCAGGGTTGTCTTTGACTTCCAATGCCCAAGCTCAAAGCTCAGATCAAAAACATCTTTTGATTGCTCAATCCGATCCGGATGAGGCCTTTGACCCATTCTCTGACTATTCTGAATTCGATGAAGATTCTGATGAGGAAGCTGACGTTAACTTTTTCCGCAACGGGCGCTTTCTGACTGTGGGTCTTGCTGGTGGCTATCGCGGTTTTACCGGCAACTTCGCTGATCAGTATTCTGCGGCGCCTTCATTTGGCTTGTATCTAAGCTACTTTTTTGACCTGAGTCTGGCGATGACCCTGGGTTTTCAAACTGGCGACCATGCAGTCAAATTTGGCACCCTAGACGGCGGCGGCAATCCCGGTCCCACATATACAGGAAATGTATCGATCACTTCGATCAACTTTGACTTGAAATATTATATGAACACGCAAAACGTAACCCGAGGTTTGGCAGATTTAAATCCTTACCTTCTGGGCGGTTTTGGACAGTTCTATCGCACCTACACGATTTCCGGCATCGATTCCTACAGCCGTGACTCAACAATGGGATTTGATATCGGCGCCGGTGTGGAAATTCCGTTGATGCGCAAAAAAGCCTATCTGGGTTTGCAAGCCGCTTACCACTATGTGAACTTCTCTGACGAAAGCAAAACCATCGTGGATAGCTCGTACAAACTGGAAAAAAATCTTTCCGGTGACTTCTATGACTTCTTATTTATTCTGGGAATGAATTTCTAA
- a CDS encoding glutathione peroxidase, with amino-acid sequence MLRHLGMGFVLVALFVSSLGYAEEKSSSEVKLQSFYELSANDISGKKIHFSSYRGKVVLVVNTASQCGFTPQLKDLETLYKKYADRGFVVLAFPSNDFKQEKGDNTEVQSFAKKEYGCTFPFFDKAPVTGKDKQPVYQFLTEQKPGLIFKDVSWNFEKFLVNRKGQVIERWTSITKPSSDKVVEAIEKALAEPL; translated from the coding sequence ATGCTTAGACATCTTGGAATGGGTTTTGTTTTGGTCGCTCTTTTTGTTTCTTCGTTAGGGTACGCTGAAGAAAAGTCATCTTCTGAGGTTAAGCTGCAGAGTTTTTATGAGCTTTCGGCGAATGATATTTCTGGGAAGAAGATTCATTTTTCCAGTTATCGTGGAAAAGTTGTTTTGGTGGTGAATACGGCTTCGCAGTGTGGTTTTACTCCGCAACTGAAGGATCTTGAGACGCTTTACAAAAAATATGCGGATCGTGGATTTGTTGTATTGGCCTTTCCTTCCAATGATTTTAAACAGGAAAAGGGAGACAACACCGAGGTTCAATCTTTTGCCAAGAAAGAGTACGGTTGTACGTTTCCATTTTTTGATAAGGCACCGGTCACTGGCAAGGACAAGCAACCTGTTTATCAATTCCTGACGGAGCAAAAACCCGGTTTGATTTTTAAGGATGTGAGCTGGAATTTTGAAAAATTCCTGGTGAATCGCAAGGGTCAGGTTATTGAACGCTGGACTTCGATTACCAAACCTTCCTCTGACAAAGTCGTGGAAGCCATCGAAAAAGCACTGGCTGAACCGCTCTAG
- the purB gene encoding adenylosuccinate lyase, which produces MIDRYTRPEMGLIWDADQRFGKMMQVEVTVAQVQAQLGLIPKVAAKAITQKARFNVKRINEIEKETKHDVIAFVSNVAENVGPHGKYVHFGMTSSDVLDTAFSLQVREAGQVLMASLSRLEKSLYQLVVKHAETLCAGRTHGMFAEPTTFGFKMAGFLTELRRNKKRVKEALDNMNICKLSGAVGTYSSQSPKVEALVARKLKLKPEPIATQVIPRDRHAEMILALAMVGTGLERLAVELRHLQRSDVGEVTEGFTKGQKGSSAMPHKKNPISAENITGLSRLLRGYAVSSMENVALWHERDISHSSVERVVFPDAFIVADYAVHRMSVLLDGLEVNKKRMLDNIESSQGQLYSSHVLLALVAKGMRREDAYVLVQRLCHSLGFGEHLKDKLITNDEARELLKPKEIEEIFTGKKHKKSIKDIVKRVKAK; this is translated from the coding sequence GTGATCGATAGATATACTCGCCCTGAAATGGGCCTTATTTGGGATGCAGATCAAAGATTTGGCAAGATGATGCAGGTTGAAGTGACCGTGGCGCAAGTGCAGGCGCAGTTGGGGTTGATTCCCAAAGTGGCGGCTAAGGCGATCACACAAAAAGCGCGCTTCAATGTAAAACGCATCAATGAAATTGAAAAAGAAACCAAGCACGACGTGATTGCCTTTGTCAGTAACGTTGCGGAAAATGTGGGTCCTCATGGAAAGTATGTCCACTTTGGGATGACTTCTTCGGATGTGTTGGACACCGCTTTCAGCTTGCAGGTTCGCGAGGCCGGACAGGTTCTGATGGCTTCTTTAAGCCGTTTGGAAAAATCCTTGTACCAGCTGGTGGTAAAACATGCGGAAACGTTGTGCGCAGGGCGCACTCACGGCATGTTTGCTGAACCCACGACTTTTGGTTTTAAAATGGCGGGATTTCTGACCGAGCTTCGTCGCAACAAAAAGCGTGTCAAAGAAGCTCTGGATAACATGAACATCTGCAAATTGAGCGGGGCTGTCGGAACCTATTCCAGTCAGTCGCCAAAGGTTGAAGCCTTGGTGGCTCGTAAGTTGAAATTGAAACCGGAACCCATCGCGACTCAGGTCATTCCCCGTGATCGTCATGCGGAAATGATTCTGGCTTTGGCAATGGTGGGTACAGGACTTGAAAGATTGGCTGTGGAGCTTCGTCATTTGCAGCGCAGTGATGTGGGGGAAGTGACAGAAGGTTTCACCAAAGGACAAAAAGGTTCTTCAGCGATGCCGCACAAGAAAAACCCCATCAGTGCGGAAAACATCACAGGTCTTTCGCGTTTGTTGCGTGGTTATGCGGTTTCTTCCATGGAGAACGTGGCGTTATGGCATGAGCGTGACATCAGTCATTCGTCAGTGGAGCGCGTGGTGTTTCCGGATGCTTTCATTGTTGCAGACTATGCTGTGCACCGTATGAGCGTCTTGCTGGATGGTTTGGAAGTTAATAAAAAACGCATGCTCGACAACATCGAAAGCTCGCAAGGGCAATTGTACAGCTCTCATGTTTTGTTGGCCCTGGTGGCTAAAGGCATGCGCCGTGAAGATGCCTATGTGTTGGTGCAGCGTCTTTGTCATTCCCTGGGTTTCGGTGAGCACTTGAAGGACAAGTTGATTACCAATGACGAAGCCCGCGAGTTGTTGAAGCCAAAGGAGATCGAAGAGATCTTCACTGGCAAGAAGCATAAGAAGTCCATCAAAGATATCGTGAAAAGAGTGAAAGCAAAATGA
- a CDS encoding S66 peptidase family protein, giving the protein MTRWNFIQEGDIIDVVAPGYPVQLPEVDGARDFLLRWKLQPRIPKNIIKPHFLHAHEDEMRFAFLKSAIESKDSRVIWCLRGGYGSNRLLPMLAKLKKPKEAKLLIGISDITSLHTFLIQEWGWSTLHAPLLDRLGRGLVSPKHEKELHKILFGQEKNIEFKKLKPLNDQARNIKLLKSRIVGGNLSVLQTTLGTPWQIDARNSLLFLEDAGERGYRIDKMLEHMRQAGALKQCRGLILGDFIGGKEPGTDSDNFKKVFKRWSEDLDIPVFQGLEAGHDVVQRPVPFNTSCVLQQQSGKVLLSIDTGGKV; this is encoded by the coding sequence ATGACACGTTGGAATTTTATTCAAGAAGGTGACATTATCGACGTGGTGGCTCCGGGGTATCCGGTGCAACTTCCTGAAGTGGATGGTGCTCGTGATTTTCTACTGCGCTGGAAACTGCAGCCGCGCATTCCCAAGAATATTATTAAACCCCATTTTCTTCATGCCCACGAAGATGAAATGCGTTTTGCGTTTTTGAAGTCGGCGATTGAATCCAAGGATTCCCGGGTGATTTGGTGTTTGCGTGGCGGTTACGGCAGCAACCGTTTGTTGCCGATGCTGGCAAAACTTAAAAAGCCCAAAGAGGCAAAGTTGTTGATTGGTATCAGTGATATTACTTCCCTTCACACTTTTCTGATTCAAGAGTGGGGCTGGAGTACGCTGCATGCGCCATTGTTGGATCGCCTGGGGCGTGGTTTGGTTTCCCCTAAGCACGAAAAAGAATTGCATAAAATTCTTTTCGGCCAGGAAAAGAACATTGAGTTCAAAAAACTGAAGCCGTTGAATGATCAGGCACGTAACATAAAACTTCTAAAATCCCGCATTGTCGGTGGCAATCTTTCCGTGTTGCAAACCACTTTGGGAACTCCTTGGCAAATTGATGCCAGAAATTCCCTGTTGTTTTTGGAAGATGCGGGAGAGCGTGGCTACCGCATTGATAAAATGCTTGAGCATATGCGCCAGGCAGGGGCGTTGAAGCAATGCCGTGGTTTGATCCTGGGGGATTTTATCGGCGGTAAAGAGCCGGGAACGGATTCAGATAATTTTAAAAAGGTATTTAAACGTTGGTCGGAAGATCTTGATATCCCTGTGTTCCAGGGGTTGGAAGCCGGCCACGATGTTGTTCAGAGACCAGTTCCTTTCAACACTTCATGCGTTTTGCAACAGCAAAGCGGCAAGGTGCTGCTCTCAATTGATACAGGAGGAAAAGTATAA